One genomic segment of Rubeoparvulum massiliense includes these proteins:
- a CDS encoding FtsK/SpoIIIE family DNA translocase yields the protein MKKNVRRSRKKAQQKGLDTLKYEIYGLLMLLIAMITLAHSGSVGQSLAFFSRMLVGNWDFIPSILLIILAVYVMVKRHWPQRWSMRWTGALFIILSILLYNHHIFIQTIFAEFGELPILHITWDQVWRQAMLAEPIEVGGGLIGGVCYAGLTYLLGTAGTVIFMLFLLISGFLLFTGRSFVDLLRRIKARLSKTNKLVLSRLNQAVSLVNERSSTGDQSLPTSHEEEKNISPHEGEKKSEPVIHDFMQMTSSNNEHDGMEIVSEPGSSQLKVRFPVQEPAAPVNTPIKENHDPSSNNWKGEDGELPFPHEEPVNESYQLPLLSLLQTRSTNQDSAYHKVMQRNAKKLESTLDSFGVRAHVTQIHRGPAVTRYEVQPELGVKVSRIVSLTDDIALALAAKDIRIEAPIPGKAALGIEVPNEEIAIVGLREVLESPVFQESTSRLSIALGRDISGEPVVGNLTKMPHLLVAGATGSGKSVCINGIISSLLYKAKPNEVKLILVDPKMVELTVYNGIPHLLSPVVTDPRQAAMVLKKVVKEMEQRYELFARTGIRDIDRYNEWVTQHEEGSPLPYIVVIVDELADLMMVAPGDVEEAITRLAQMARAAGIHLILATQRPSVDVITGVIKANIPSRIAFGVSSQTDSRTILDMGGAEKLLGRGDMLYLPVGKSKPTRIQGAFISDDEVEALVSHVKAQQDVHYREDLLVTPGEEMVEFEVEDELYEQARSIVIEAQSASVSMLQRRLRIGYTRAARLMDSLEAQNVVGPYEGSKPREVLVPRPDQNQIHSM from the coding sequence ATGAAGAAGAATGTTCGTAGGAGCAGGAAAAAGGCTCAACAAAAAGGGTTAGACACCTTAAAATATGAAATCTATGGTTTATTGATGCTACTCATTGCCATGATTACCCTTGCGCATTCGGGATCAGTTGGTCAGTCTTTAGCCTTTTTCTCTCGTATGCTCGTTGGTAATTGGGATTTTATCCCTAGCATACTCTTGATTATCCTTGCTGTTTATGTGATGGTGAAACGTCATTGGCCGCAACGTTGGTCGATGCGTTGGACTGGAGCCTTGTTTATTATTCTTAGTATTTTGCTCTACAATCACCATATTTTTATCCAGACCATTTTTGCTGAATTCGGGGAGCTACCTATACTTCATATAACCTGGGATCAGGTATGGCGACAGGCGATGTTAGCTGAGCCAATTGAGGTGGGAGGTGGCTTAATTGGTGGTGTATGCTATGCAGGCCTTACCTATTTATTGGGGACTGCAGGCACTGTCATTTTTATGCTCTTCCTCCTCATCAGTGGCTTTCTCTTATTTACTGGCCGTTCTTTTGTAGATCTACTCCGACGTATTAAAGCTCGTCTTAGCAAAACAAATAAATTGGTTCTAAGTCGTCTAAATCAAGCGGTCTCTCTTGTCAATGAGCGATCTAGTACCGGGGATCAATCACTCCCTACTTCACATGAGGAAGAGAAGAATATCTCTCCACATGAAGGGGAGAAAAAGAGTGAACCAGTTATTCATGATTTCATGCAAATGACATCCTCCAACAATGAGCATGATGGGATGGAAATCGTAAGTGAACCAGGAAGCAGTCAATTGAAGGTTCGTTTCCCCGTACAGGAGCCAGCTGCACCAGTGAATACACCGATTAAGGAAAACCATGATCCCTCCAGCAATAATTGGAAAGGAGAAGATGGTGAGCTTCCATTCCCACATGAAGAACCGGTGAATGAAAGCTACCAGCTCCCATTGCTTTCCCTTCTACAGACTCGTTCGACGAATCAAGACTCAGCATATCATAAGGTGATGCAGCGCAATGCGAAGAAGCTAGAAAGTACGCTGGATAGCTTTGGGGTTCGCGCCCATGTTACCCAAATTCATCGTGGCCCTGCTGTGACGCGCTATGAGGTACAGCCTGAGCTAGGGGTTAAGGTAAGCCGAATTGTGAGTCTCACCGATGATATCGCTTTAGCACTGGCAGCGAAGGATATCCGGATTGAAGCACCTATTCCCGGGAAGGCTGCCCTAGGCATTGAGGTGCCCAATGAGGAGATTGCCATTGTGGGGTTACGGGAAGTCTTAGAATCTCCTGTCTTTCAGGAGTCTACCTCTCGCCTTTCCATCGCCTTAGGTCGGGATATTTCAGGTGAACCTGTGGTAGGCAACCTAACCAAGATGCCCCACTTATTGGTGGCAGGAGCCACAGGGAGTGGTAAGAGTGTCTGTATTAACGGGATTATCTCTAGTCTCCTTTACAAAGCAAAGCCCAATGAGGTGAAATTAATTCTCGTCGATCCCAAAATGGTTGAACTAACGGTTTATAATGGGATCCCTCACTTATTATCACCTGTGGTGACTGATCCGAGGCAGGCTGCCATGGTCTTGAAAAAAGTTGTGAAAGAGATGGAGCAGCGCTACGAGCTCTTCGCTAGAACAGGAATTCGTGATATTGACCGTTACAATGAGTGGGTGACGCAGCATGAGGAAGGCTCACCTTTACCCTATATTGTGGTGATTGTGGATGAGTTAGCTGATTTGATGATGGTGGCACCAGGTGATGTAGAGGAAGCGATCACACGCCTCGCACAAATGGCTCGTGCTGCAGGAATACATCTTATCTTAGCGACACAGCGCCCATCGGTTGATGTCATTACCGGTGTGATCAAGGCCAATATACCGTCGCGGATCGCTTTTGGTGTCTCATCCCAGACAGATTCTCGTACCATCTTGGACATGGGTGGCGCAGAGAAGTTACTGGGGCGTGGAGATATGCTCTACCTGCCTGTCGGGAAATCGAAGCCAACTCGGATCCAAGGAGCATTTATCTCAGATGACGAGGTAGAAGCTCTGGTAAGCCATGTGAAAGCACAACAGGATGTCCATTATCGTGAAGATTTACTGGTTACACCTGGCGAAGAGATGGTGGAGTTTGAGGTGGAGGATGAACTCTATGAACAAGCTCGTTCCATTGTGATTGAAGCGCAGAGTGCCTCTGTCTCTATGCTGCAACGGCGTCTGCGCATTGGCTATACCCGGGCTGCCCGTCTCATGGATTCCCTAGAAGCCCAGAATGTGGTGGGACCCTATGAAGGAAGTAAACCCAGGGAAGTTTTAGTCCCACGTCCTGATCAAAATCAGATCCATTCCATGTAA
- a CDS encoding YlzJ-like family protein, whose protein sequence is MIIHSVIPVEKIFEGYQAGGGVLQEVSVGGRMLLVEEIAPRQYQLVRLINGSLEDYLHPALQPGTRIPASWVESDP, encoded by the coding sequence TTGATTATCCATTCTGTCATTCCCGTAGAGAAGATCTTTGAAGGATATCAAGCAGGTGGAGGCGTATTACAGGAAGTAAGTGTTGGTGGAAGGATGCTATTAGTGGAAGAAATTGCGCCAAGGCAATACCAACTAGTACGGCTAATTAATGGTAGCCTTGAGGACTATCTTCATCCAGCACTTCAACCAGGTACAAGGATTCCCGCCAGTTGGGTGGAGAGCGATCCATGA
- a CDS encoding ClpP family protease — MMRQEHDQKERETERDEDQHESPSPPQGEPTPDHRSEALATLQELGQASKIPSIESNIFCISIFGQIEGHLNLPAQNKTTKYEHILPQLIAAEQSTRIEGVLIILNTVGGDVEAGLAIAEMIASMTKPTVTLVVGGGHSIGVPIAVSGKSSFITETATMTIHPIRLTGLVIGIPQTFEYLDKMQDRVIQFVVRHSSISEEDFKRLMLKTGELTRDVGTNVIGVDAVRLGLIDRVGGLGEALTELKQMIQQYHQQGKGEEH, encoded by the coding sequence ATGATGCGACAAGAGCATGATCAGAAGGAGAGAGAGACGGAGAGAGATGAAGACCAACATGAGTCACCGTCCCCACCCCAGGGCGAGCCTACGCCTGATCATCGCAGTGAAGCTCTAGCGACATTACAAGAATTGGGGCAGGCCAGTAAGATACCCAGTATTGAGAGCAACATCTTCTGTATCAGTATTTTTGGTCAAATAGAGGGTCACCTCAATTTGCCTGCACAGAATAAAACCACCAAGTATGAGCATATTCTACCGCAGCTCATTGCTGCAGAACAAAGTACGAGGATCGAGGGAGTCTTAATCATCTTGAATACCGTAGGTGGTGATGTCGAAGCAGGGTTAGCCATTGCTGAGATGATTGCCTCTATGACCAAACCCACCGTCACACTAGTAGTAGGAGGAGGTCATAGTATTGGTGTGCCCATTGCTGTGAGCGGTAAATCCTCTTTTATTACAGAGACAGCAACCATGACCATCCACCCCATTCGTCTTACTGGTTTGGTGATCGGAATACCGCAAACCTTTGAATACTTAGATAAGATGCAGGATCGCGTCATCCAATTTGTTGTACGTCATTCCTCCATCTCAGAGGAGGATTTTAAACGCCTGATGCTCAAAACCGGAGAATTGACACGGGACGTTGGCACCAACGTGATCGGTGTAGATGCTGTGCGGCTTGGATTAATTGATCGTGTTGGAGGGCTTGGTGAGGCACTAACAGAGCTAAAGCAGATGATTCAGCAATACCATCAGCAGGGGAAGGGGGAGGAACATTGA
- a CDS encoding radical SAM/SPASM domain-containing protein has translation MNMMHGNNQGTKTFTPRLIFWELTEGCNLKCKHCRATAQPQRNKDELSTEEAYEIINQIAEHYHPILVLTGGEPLYRPDIFEIASYAKKKGLTIALASNGTLITPEIAQHIRDVGFDRVAISIDGACAATHDSFRGIPGAFEAALRGARNLTNVGVPFQFNTTITKNDVNELEEIVQLSLREGAAALHLFMLVPVGCGVQIADEMMLPADEYERVLRWFYEQSQIHNLEIKATCAPHYYRIMRQVAKERGEKITFETHGMSAVTKGCLAGTAVAFISHKGEVRPCGYMPLTAGDLKEQDFHTIWTESELFATLRDPNKLEGKCGVCEYINVCSGCRARALAETGNVVASEPYCIYQPKRWEETSEV, from the coding sequence ATGAATATGATGCATGGAAATAACCAAGGCACTAAGACATTTACACCACGCTTGATCTTTTGGGAATTGACAGAAGGCTGTAACTTAAAATGTAAACACTGTCGCGCAACTGCACAACCACAACGTAATAAGGATGAGTTGAGTACAGAGGAAGCTTATGAAATCATCAATCAAATCGCTGAGCATTATCATCCTATTTTAGTACTCACAGGCGGGGAACCTCTCTATCGTCCGGATATTTTTGAAATCGCAAGCTATGCCAAAAAGAAAGGTCTCACCATTGCACTCGCCTCTAATGGCACACTGATCACACCAGAGATTGCCCAACACATTCGCGATGTTGGTTTTGATCGGGTGGCCATCAGCATTGATGGAGCTTGTGCCGCAACCCATGATTCCTTCCGTGGTATTCCTGGTGCATTCGAAGCAGCACTCCGTGGAGCTCGCAACCTGACGAATGTCGGTGTACCATTCCAATTTAATACGACGATTACGAAAAACGATGTAAATGAGCTGGAAGAGATCGTCCAACTAAGCTTACGTGAAGGTGCTGCAGCCCTCCATCTATTCATGCTCGTACCTGTAGGCTGCGGTGTGCAAATTGCCGATGAAATGATGCTACCAGCTGATGAGTATGAACGGGTATTGCGCTGGTTCTATGAGCAATCCCAAATTCATAATCTAGAGATTAAAGCCACCTGTGCTCCCCACTATTACCGCATCATGCGCCAAGTAGCCAAAGAACGAGGAGAAAAAATTACCTTCGAGACCCATGGCATGTCAGCAGTAACCAAGGGATGTCTCGCTGGAACAGCCGTTGCTTTTATCTCTCATAAGGGTGAAGTACGCCCCTGTGGCTATATGCCTTTGACTGCTGGTGATTTGAAGGAGCAAGATTTCCATACGATCTGGACTGAATCTGAACTCTTCGCAACATTGCGTGATCCTAATAAACTAGAAGGAAAATGTGGTGTTTGTGAATATATCAATGTCTGCTCCGGCTGTCGCGCCCGCGCCTTGGCAGAAACAGGAAATGTTGTGGCTTCTGAGCCCTACTGTATCTATCAACCTAAGCGCTGGGAAGAAACATCTGAAGTTTAA
- a CDS encoding ribonuclease J, with the protein MAKQNNQERLLIFPLGGVGEIGKNMYVVEYGEDILVIDAGLKFPEEEMLGIDIVIPDITYLLENNERIRGIFITHGHEDHIGALPYVLRDLKVPVYGTRLTLGLVEGKLREAGILRQNQLRVVDSDSMIEAGACKVSFFRTNHSIPDSVGICIETPLGQVVHTGDFKFDHTPVNNQHADLHKMAEIGQKGVLCLMSDSTNAERSGFTPSERLVGVALSDVFEKAEQRVIVATFASNVHRVQQVIEAAVTNNRKVAIVGRSMVNVVNVALELGYLHVPEGTLIDVNEINKLPAEEVVILSTGSQGEPMSALSRMAYATHKSVDILPGDTVIIAATPIPGNERYVGRIIDKLYRIGATVIHGSREHNIHVSGHGSQEDLKLMLNLMKPQYFVPIHGEFRMQKQHAQLSIDCGVDPENIFLLENGDSVEITEDQARYGPKKPSGVVLIDGLGVGDVGNIVLRDRKLLSQDGILVVVVTLSKQTGQILSGPDIISRGFVYVRESEELLDEAAKLVQQTLEKCVNQNVNEWSSLKNSVRDQLGRFLFDRTRRRPMILPIIMEV; encoded by the coding sequence TTGGCAAAACAGAATAACCAGGAACGTCTTCTCATCTTTCCCTTGGGCGGCGTAGGGGAGATTGGGAAGAATATGTACGTAGTTGAGTACGGAGAGGATATCCTGGTCATAGATGCAGGGTTGAAGTTTCCCGAAGAGGAGATGCTAGGGATTGATATTGTAATCCCTGATATCACCTATCTGTTAGAGAACAACGAACGGATTCGGGGGATCTTTATTACCCATGGTCATGAAGACCATATTGGTGCCTTACCGTATGTATTACGGGATTTAAAGGTACCTGTCTATGGGACCAGGTTAACATTAGGATTAGTGGAAGGAAAATTACGGGAAGCAGGCATCTTACGTCAGAACCAACTTCGAGTGGTTGATTCCGATTCGATGATCGAAGCAGGGGCGTGTAAGGTTAGTTTCTTCCGTACGAACCATAGTATTCCTGATTCGGTGGGGATATGTATCGAAACCCCACTGGGACAGGTCGTGCATACAGGGGATTTTAAATTTGATCATACTCCTGTTAATAATCAGCATGCAGATCTGCATAAGATGGCAGAGATTGGCCAAAAAGGTGTTCTATGTTTAATGTCAGATAGCACCAATGCAGAACGCTCAGGGTTCACCCCGTCTGAACGTTTAGTCGGTGTAGCATTAAGCGATGTATTCGAGAAAGCAGAGCAACGGGTAATCGTCGCAACATTCGCTTCCAATGTTCATCGTGTACAACAAGTGATTGAGGCTGCAGTTACCAATAATCGTAAGGTAGCAATCGTTGGACGCAGTATGGTGAATGTGGTCAATGTTGCATTAGAATTAGGCTATCTCCATGTTCCAGAAGGTACGCTCATTGATGTGAATGAGATCAATAAGCTTCCTGCTGAAGAAGTGGTCATTCTTTCCACAGGTAGTCAAGGTGAACCCATGTCTGCCCTATCACGTATGGCCTATGCCACGCATAAGTCCGTTGATATCCTTCCAGGAGATACGGTGATTATTGCCGCAACGCCGATCCCAGGGAATGAACGTTATGTTGGTCGTATTATTGATAAATTGTATCGGATCGGAGCTACTGTGATTCATGGTTCGCGGGAACATAATATTCATGTTTCTGGTCATGGTAGTCAAGAGGATCTGAAGCTGATGCTAAATTTAATGAAGCCTCAGTACTTCGTTCCCATTCATGGTGAGTTTCGGATGCAAAAACAGCACGCCCAGCTTAGCATCGATTGTGGCGTGGATCCAGAAAACATCTTCCTTCTAGAAAATGGGGATTCTGTAGAGATTACAGAAGATCAGGCTCGCTATGGTCCGAAAAAACCAAGTGGCGTTGTACTTATCGATGGCCTAGGCGTAGGAGATGTTGGTAACATCGTCTTACGTGACCGCAAATTATTATCACAAGATGGAATATTAGTTGTTGTAGTTACATTAAGTAAACAGACTGGTCAGATTCTTTCTGGTCCGGATATTATTTCACGAGGCTTTGTCTATGTACGGGAATCAGAGGAGCTATTAGATGAAGCAGCGAAGCTTGTTCAGCAGACCCTGGAGAAATGCGTGAATCAAAACGTCAACGAGTGGTCATCGCTGAAGAATAGTGTACGAGATCAATTGGGTCGATTCTTATTCGATCGCACACGTCGCCGACCCATGATCTTACCAATTATTATGGAAGTTTAA
- the dapA gene encoding 4-hydroxy-tetrahydrodipicolinate synthase — translation MSFGRLLTAMVTPFQNTGEIDYDATTQLVEHLLATGTDALVVGGTTGEAPTLSHEEKLQFFRHVKEVVKNRVPVIAGTGSNDTRASIQLTQEVEELGVDGVMLVTPYYNKPSQAGIIQHVTAIAQATKLPIMLYNIPGRTGTNMTVDTIVTLSTIPNVVAVKEASGDLTQMGEILARTASDFVVYSGDDKLTLPLLAIGGEGVVSVASHLIGEPMQQMIQRYLMGEVKEAAQLHQQLLHQFEALFIYPNPVPVKALLAEYGLPVGSVRLPLVPLTEEERVNLLNRWKQ, via the coding sequence ATGAGTTTTGGACGCTTATTAACCGCCATGGTGACTCCCTTTCAGAATACCGGGGAGATCGATTATGATGCTACCACGCAACTGGTGGAGCATCTCTTGGCTACGGGCACAGATGCCCTGGTGGTGGGCGGTACAACTGGTGAAGCACCCACCTTATCCCATGAAGAGAAGCTTCAATTTTTCCGCCACGTCAAAGAGGTGGTGAAAAATCGAGTGCCAGTTATTGCTGGTACAGGTAGTAATGATACACGTGCATCGATTCAGTTAACACAAGAAGTTGAAGAACTTGGCGTTGATGGTGTGATGCTTGTTACGCCATATTATAATAAACCCTCGCAAGCTGGGATCATTCAGCATGTTACTGCCATTGCGCAAGCAACAAAGCTACCCATCATGCTCTATAATATCCCTGGTCGGACAGGTACTAATATGACTGTTGACACCATTGTGACACTCTCCACCATCCCCAATGTCGTAGCTGTAAAAGAAGCCAGTGGTGATCTGACACAGATGGGTGAGATTCTTGCTCGTACTGCTTCCGATTTTGTTGTCTATAGTGGAGATGATAAGCTAACACTGCCACTACTTGCCATCGGTGGTGAAGGGGTTGTCAGCGTCGCAAGTCATCTGATCGGTGAACCGATGCAACAGATGATTCAACGCTATCTCATGGGCGAAGTGAAGGAAGCTGCTCAACTCCATCAGCAGCTACTTCATCAGTTTGAAGCACTTTTTATTTACCCCAATCCAGTACCCGTCAAAGCCCTGCTCGCAGAGTATGGTCTTCCAGTTGGTTCGGTTCGTCTTCCACTCGTACCGTTAACAGAAGAAGAGAGAGTAAATTTATTAAATCGCTGGAAACAGTAA